A genomic segment from Rubrobacter tropicus encodes:
- a CDS encoding DMT family transporter, which produces MRLFGRRRFGALAFAVLVLAWASSFSVVKVGLGYAPPVLFAGGRTLLSGIIMTAVALAWGGSLDFRRDWRIFAFLGAFNVVLFIGAQTFAIMYLPSGTAAVLIYLQPILVGVFAWAVLGESLTPMKVLGLLLGFAGIVAVSSSGLLGAAEEITPVGVACGVASALFWALGTVGFKKYEARISTLWAVAVPFLAGGAVLTALGLLLESPAEISWTVPLFSSVLYSAFVGTGLAWLLFFGLVRAGEASRVASYIFVVPLAAVAIGAVFLDETLGPPLLVGAALVVSGIYLVNRTPRGAKEPPE; this is translated from the coding sequence TTGAGGCTCTTTGGCCGGAGGCGTTTTGGCGCTCTGGCGTTCGCCGTGCTCGTGCTCGCCTGGGCGTCGTCGTTCTCGGTGGTCAAGGTTGGTCTGGGGTACGCCCCGCCGGTGCTTTTCGCCGGTGGTCGGACCTTGCTCTCCGGGATCATCATGACGGCGGTGGCGCTCGCCTGGGGCGGGAGCCTCGACTTTCGGCGGGACTGGCGGATCTTCGCGTTTCTGGGGGCCTTTAACGTCGTGTTGTTCATCGGCGCCCAGACGTTCGCCATTATGTACCTGCCCTCGGGGACGGCGGCCGTCCTGATCTACCTCCAGCCCATCCTCGTCGGCGTCTTCGCGTGGGCTGTTCTGGGCGAGTCCCTCACGCCGATGAAGGTTCTGGGCCTCCTGCTCGGGTTCGCGGGCATCGTGGCGGTGAGCTCGTCTGGGCTGCTCGGGGCCGCGGAGGAGATCACGCCGGTTGGCGTTGCCTGCGGTGTTGCCTCGGCGCTCTTCTGGGCGCTAGGCACCGTCGGTTTCAAGAAGTACGAGGCGAGGATCTCGACGCTCTGGGCCGTCGCGGTCCCGTTTCTCGCGGGCGGGGCCGTCCTTACGGCGCTCGGGCTCCTTCTGGAGAGCCCGGCGGAGATCTCCTGGACCGTTCCCCTGTTCTCGAGCGTCCTGTACTCGGCGTTCGTCGGCACGGGGCTCGCGTGGCTCCTCTTCTTCGGGCTCGTGCGGGCGGGTGAGGCGAGCCGGGTGGCCTCCTACATCTTCGTCGTGCCGCTCGCGGCGGTCGCCATAGGGGCCGTCTTTCTCGACGAGACACTCGGGCCCCCGCTCCTCGTCGGCGCGGCCCTCGTCGTCTCGGGCATCTACCTCGTGAACCGCACGCCGCGCGGGGCAAAGGAGCCGCCCGAGTAA
- a CDS encoding nuclear transport factor 2 family protein: MEQPRPPVPPFDEAGAREKVKKAQDAWNTRDPEKVALAYTEDSKWRNRDEFFEGREAIVEFLTRKWERELDYRLIKELWCYQGNRISVRFEYESRDQSGQWWRSHGNEHWEFDDNGYMRRRDASINDYEIDESERRIF, from the coding sequence ATGGAGCAGCCGAGACCGCCGGTGCCGCCTTTCGACGAGGCAGGCGCCAGGGAGAAGGTAAAGAAGGCCCAGGACGCCTGGAACACCCGCGACCCCGAGAAGGTCGCCCTCGCCTACACGGAGGACTCGAAGTGGCGCAACCGCGACGAGTTCTTCGAGGGCAGGGAGGCGATAGTCGAGTTCCTGACCCGCAAGTGGGAGCGCGAGCTCGACTACCGCCTGATAAAGGAACTGTGGTGCTACCAGGGGAACCGCATCTCCGTGCGCTTCGAGTACGAGTCGAGGGACCAAAGCGGCCAGTGGTGGCGCTCGCACGGCAACGAGCACTGGGAGTTCGACGACAACGGCTACATGCGCCGCCGCGACGCCTCGATCAACGACTACGAGATAGACGAGTCCGAACGCAGGATCTTCTAG
- a CDS encoding Dabb family protein, whose translation MVDHLVFFAVKEGASAGEVEDLISSIRGLKNEVPGVVDLSVGEDFSGRSGEYTHALFARFEDAAGLQEYMGHPAHLAVVEKLGATTTGRIVADYEF comes from the coding sequence ATGGTAGATCATCTGGTGTTTTTTGCCGTCAAGGAAGGGGCTTCGGCCGGGGAGGTCGAGGACCTGATCTCGTCCATCCGGGGGCTGAAGAACGAGGTTCCCGGCGTGGTCGACCTGTCGGTCGGGGAGGACTTTAGCGGCCGTTCCGGGGAATACACCCACGCGCTCTTCGCGCGGTTCGAGGACGCGGCGGGATTGCAGGAGTACATGGGACACCCCGCGCACCTCGCAGTCGTAGAGAAGCTCGGTGCGACCACGACGGGCCGCATCGTCGCGGACTACGAGTTCTAG
- a CDS encoding rhodanese-like domain-containing protein — MREADYENISPRELKERLDAGDYPVLLDVRERWEYDLARIEGATLVPLSEIEERFRELDPGAETVVICHHGARSAHVTRALNRAGFHYVSNLEGGLDAYADVDESVGRY, encoded by the coding sequence GTGCGGGAGGCCGACTACGAGAACATAAGCCCGCGCGAGCTCAAGGAGCGCCTCGACGCCGGTGACTACCCCGTGCTGCTCGACGTCCGCGAGCGGTGGGAGTACGACCTCGCGAGGATCGAAGGCGCGACCCTCGTCCCGCTCTCCGAGATAGAGGAGCGCTTTCGCGAGCTCGACCCCGGCGCCGAGACCGTCGTGATCTGCCACCACGGCGCCCGCAGCGCCCACGTCACCCGCGCCCTGAACCGGGCCGGCTTCCACTACGTCTCAAACCTCGAAGGCGGCCTCGACGCCTACGCCGACGTGGACGAGTCCGTGGGGAGGTACTGA
- a CDS encoding acetoin utilization AcuB family protein, whose amino-acid sequence MLQVKDSMAREVVTLSPGETAGEALGLCRERHIRHLPVLEDGRLVGVVSDRDLRSATPAFGDPARAAALAEILVRDVMARDVITARPDDPIDEAANTMREKGINCLPVLEEDELVGIVTSSDVMEALVYLVGAHEPGSRMEVVVPDRPGTLAGVAGLIGELGINIVSVVTGPQQAGSPPSRVAVFRVDTINPAEATDVLERAGYRVLWPPRP is encoded by the coding sequence ATGCTTCAAGTCAAGGATTCTATGGCCCGTGAGGTGGTAACGCTCTCACCCGGGGAGACGGCGGGGGAGGCGCTCGGCCTGTGCCGGGAGAGGCATATCCGCCACCTGCCGGTGTTGGAGGACGGTCGTTTGGTAGGCGTCGTGTCGGACAGGGATCTGCGCTCTGCGACGCCGGCTTTCGGGGACCCGGCACGGGCCGCGGCGCTCGCGGAGATCCTGGTACGGGACGTCATGGCGCGCGACGTGATCACGGCCAGGCCCGACGACCCCATAGACGAGGCGGCGAACACGATGAGGGAGAAGGGGATCAACTGCCTCCCCGTCCTCGAAGAGGACGAGCTGGTGGGCATCGTCACCTCCTCCGACGTAATGGAGGCCCTCGTCTACCTGGTGGGGGCGCACGAGCCGGGGAGCCGGATGGAGGTGGTCGTGCCCGACCGTCCCGGCACGCTCGCGGGCGTGGCCGGCCTGATCGGGGAGCTCGGCATAAACATAGTGAGCGTCGTCACCGGGCCCCAACAGGCCGGCTCGCCCCCTTCCCGCGTCGCCGTCTTCCGCGTCGACACGATAAACCCCGCGGAAGCGACCGACGTCCTGGAGAGGGCCGGCTACCGGGTGCTCTGGCCGCCCCGCCCGTGA
- a CDS encoding acetoin utilization protein AcuC, translating into MTGRAAIVHDPTLESYGFGGDHPFNPLRLRLTLELCEDLGLLEGHPLTPSEPATDEDLTTVHNLTYVRMVQRAGRGSAFLSDLLDYGLGTGDNPLFPDMHAACARVVGGVLEACRLVMGGGADHAMCISGGLHHAMRSRASGFCVYNDAGVAIARLKEEHPGIRIAYVDTDAHHGDGVQWMFYEDPAVLTVSLHEAGRYLFPGTGEVDEKGRGEGRGYAVNVPLRPYTDDDSFISAFEAVVPEVLRAFGPDLILSQNGCDAHKLDPLSHLSATTRLYEHTPARMHDLAHELCNGRWVATGGGGYDIWRVVPRAWTALWAAVSHQELPEKLPEGWLARWGEKSPVTLPRLMRDDPDDYPPGPRAREISEANKRTAEKVLEKVLPYIR; encoded by the coding sequence GTGACCGGCAGGGCCGCCATAGTCCACGACCCAACCCTCGAATCCTACGGCTTCGGCGGAGACCACCCGTTCAACCCTTTACGCCTGCGCCTGACCCTGGAGCTCTGCGAGGATCTTGGCCTCCTCGAAGGCCACCCGCTCACCCCGTCGGAACCCGCCACGGACGAGGACCTCACGACGGTCCACAACCTTACCTACGTGCGGATGGTCCAGCGGGCCGGACGCGGGTCCGCGTTCCTCTCCGACCTCCTCGACTACGGCCTCGGCACGGGGGACAACCCGCTCTTTCCCGACATGCACGCCGCCTGCGCCCGCGTCGTCGGCGGCGTCCTGGAGGCCTGCCGGCTCGTGATGGGCGGCGGGGCCGACCATGCCATGTGCATCTCCGGCGGGCTCCACCACGCGATGCGCTCCAGGGCCAGCGGCTTCTGCGTGTACAACGACGCCGGCGTCGCCATCGCCCGTCTCAAGGAGGAACATCCCGGCATCCGCATCGCCTACGTCGACACCGACGCCCACCACGGCGACGGGGTGCAGTGGATGTTCTACGAAGACCCGGCAGTCCTTACCGTCTCCCTTCACGAGGCCGGACGGTACCTCTTTCCCGGAACCGGAGAGGTGGATGAGAAGGGCCGGGGGGAGGGCAGGGGCTACGCCGTCAACGTCCCCCTGCGGCCGTACACGGACGACGATTCCTTTATCTCCGCCTTCGAGGCCGTCGTGCCCGAGGTGCTGCGTGCTTTCGGTCCGGACCTGATCCTCTCCCAGAACGGCTGCGACGCCCACAAGCTCGACCCTCTGAGCCACCTCTCCGCCACGACCCGCCTCTACGAGCACACCCCGGCCAGGATGCACGACCTCGCCCACGAGCTCTGCAACGGACGCTGGGTGGCGACCGGCGGAGGGGGCTACGACATCTGGCGCGTCGTCCCGCGGGCCTGGACAGCCCTGTGGGCCGCCGTCTCCCACCAGGAGCTGCCAGAGAAGCTACCGGAGGGCTGGCTCGCGAGGTGGGGGGAGAAAAGCCCCGTCACCCTGCCCCGCCTCATGCGTGATGACCCGGACGACTACCCTCCGGGGCCGCGGGCGCGCGAGATCTCCGAAGCCAACAAACGCACGGCCGAGAAGGTCCTCGAGAAGGTGTTGCCCTACATCCGGTAG
- the clpS gene encoding ATP-dependent Clp protease adapter ClpS — protein MTVPTASTAETKPGIKIERRITQEPPYKVILHNDDFTPMEHVVATLRKVIPRMSTRQAVSIMLEAHTNGKAVATKCHKELAELYMESLNNEGLISTIEPD, from the coding sequence ATGACGGTACCCACCGCCTCCACCGCGGAGACCAAGCCGGGGATAAAGATAGAGCGCCGCATCACGCAGGAGCCGCCGTACAAGGTCATCCTGCACAACGACGACTTCACCCCGATGGAGCACGTGGTCGCGACCCTCAGAAAAGTCATCCCCCGCATGTCCACCCGCCAGGCCGTCTCCATAATGCTAGAAGCCCACACCAACGGCAAGGCCGTCGCCACCAAGTGCCACAAAGAGCTCGCCGAGCTCTACATGGAGAGCCTCAACAACGAGGGCCTCATCTCCACCATAGAGCCGGACTGA
- a CDS encoding aldo/keto reductase has product MQKRTLGNDLEVSAVGFGCMGMSQSYGPNPGDTQEMIALIRSAVERGVTFFDTAEVYGPFANEELVGEALAPLRDRVVIATKFGFDFDPDGRQTGLNSRPEHIKQAAEGSLRRLGIETIDLYYQHRVDPDVPIEEVAGAVKDLIEDGKVRHFGMSEAAARTIRRAHAVQPVAAVQSEYSLWWRRPEEEVLPALEELGIGFVPYSPLGKGFLTGKIDENASFSGDDIRNTIPRFAQEARKANRALVDLLGEIARRKDATPAQIALAWLLAQKPWIVPIPGTRRPERLDENIGASAIELTPDDLRDIESVSSQVTVQGARYPEHLERMTDR; this is encoded by the coding sequence ATGCAGAAGCGCACACTCGGAAACGACCTGGAAGTCTCGGCCGTCGGGTTTGGCTGCATGGGCATGAGCCAGAGCTACGGCCCGAACCCGGGGGACACGCAGGAAATGATCGCCCTGATCCGGTCGGCCGTCGAGCGCGGCGTCACCTTCTTCGACACCGCCGAGGTCTACGGCCCGTTCGCGAACGAGGAGCTGGTGGGCGAAGCGTTGGCCCCCCTTCGGGACCGGGTCGTGATCGCCACCAAGTTCGGCTTCGATTTCGATCCCGACGGGCGGCAGACTGGCCTGAACAGCCGGCCCGAACACATCAAGCAGGCCGCCGAGGGTTCCCTCAGGCGGCTCGGAATCGAGACCATCGACCTCTACTACCAGCACCGCGTCGACCCGGACGTGCCGATCGAAGAGGTTGCGGGGGCGGTAAAGGACCTGATCGAGGATGGTAAGGTCAGGCACTTCGGCATGTCCGAGGCGGCGGCGCGGACGATCCGCCGCGCGCACGCGGTCCAGCCGGTCGCGGCCGTCCAGAGCGAGTATTCGCTGTGGTGGCGACGCCCCGAGGAGGAGGTCCTGCCGGCTCTAGAGGAACTCGGGATCGGCTTCGTACCCTACAGCCCGCTGGGCAAGGGGTTTCTCACGGGCAAGATCGACGAGAACGCCTCGTTCTCCGGCGACGATATCCGTAACACCATCCCCCGCTTCGCGCAGGAGGCCAGGAAGGCGAACAGGGCCCTGGTGGACCTGCTCGGCGAGATCGCGCGGCGGAAGGACGCGACGCCGGCCCAGATAGCGCTAGCCTGGTTGCTCGCCCAGAAGCCGTGGATCGTCCCGATCCCGGGCACCCGCAGGCCGGAGCGCCTGGACGAGAACATCGGGGCGTCGGCGATCGAACTAACGCCGGACGACCTCCGCGATATCGAGAGCGTCTCTTCGCAGGTCACGGTGCAAGGGGCCCGTTACCCGGAACACCTGGAGCGGATGACCGATCGCTGA
- the moaA gene encoding GTP 3',8-cyclase MoaA, which yields MTQLKDSYERKMDYLRISVTDRCNFRCQYCMPEDIKFQDKSHILTLEEMLTFAEACLLLGVNKVRVTGGEPLVRRGVVKFVGWLKDLGFDEVTMTSNGYLLEENLSGLVEAGLDRINISLDTLQPEKFQFITRRNHFEKVWRSLMAALETPLSPVKINAVAMRGVNDDEIAEMAKLTLKYPMHVRFIELMPLNGDTDGSRFRKLFISGREILDRAQEELGDLKPVEKDDPAAPADEYKFDGAPGTFGVITPVSEPFCARCSRLRLTADGKIHPCLLTDLDVPVKDAIRSEDPIPAIHKVLWETARIKPAAGLTLPEESRNRTMSQIGG from the coding sequence TTGACGCAGCTAAAGGACAGCTACGAGCGCAAGATGGACTACCTGCGCATCTCCGTCACCGACCGCTGCAACTTCCGCTGCCAGTACTGCATGCCCGAAGACATAAAGTTCCAGGACAAGAGCCACATCCTGACCCTCGAAGAGATGCTCACCTTCGCCGAAGCCTGCCTCCTTCTCGGCGTAAACAAGGTCCGCGTAACGGGCGGCGAGCCGCTCGTCAGGCGCGGCGTCGTCAAGTTTGTCGGCTGGCTGAAAGACCTCGGCTTCGACGAGGTCACCATGACGAGCAACGGGTATCTTTTGGAAGAGAACCTGAGCGGGCTGGTCGAGGCGGGCCTCGACAGGATCAACATCTCCCTCGACACCCTCCAGCCCGAGAAGTTCCAGTTCATAACCCGCCGCAACCACTTCGAGAAGGTCTGGCGCTCCCTGATGGCAGCGCTGGAGACGCCGCTCTCACCCGTCAAGATCAACGCCGTCGCCATGCGCGGCGTCAACGACGACGAGATAGCGGAGATGGCGAAGCTGACCTTGAAGTACCCCATGCACGTCCGCTTCATAGAGCTGATGCCGCTGAACGGCGACACCGACGGCTCCCGCTTCCGCAAGCTCTTCATCTCGGGGCGCGAGATCCTGGACCGCGCGCAGGAGGAACTCGGCGACCTCAAGCCCGTCGAGAAAGATGACCCCGCGGCCCCAGCCGACGAGTACAAGTTCGACGGCGCCCCCGGCACCTTCGGCGTCATAACCCCCGTCTCTGAGCCTTTCTGCGCCAGGTGCTCCAGGCTCAGGCTCACCGCCGACGGCAAGATCCACCCCTGCCTCCTCACCGACCTCGACGTCCCCGTAAAGGACGCCATCAGGAGCGAGGACCCCATCCCCGCCATCCACAAGGTCCTCTGGGAGACAGCCCGCATCAAGCCAGCCGCGGGCCTCACCCTCCCCGAAGAGTCCCGCAACCGCACGATGAGCCAGATCGGGGGCTAG